In Lepus europaeus isolate LE1 chromosome 23, mLepTim1.pri, whole genome shotgun sequence, a single genomic region encodes these proteins:
- the ADORA2A gene encoding adenosine receptor A2a — MGSLVYITVELAIAVLAVLGNVLVCWAVWLNSNLQNVTNYFVVSLAAADIAVGVLAIPFAITISTGFCAACHGCLFIACFVLVLTQSSIFSLLAIAIDRYIAIRIPLRYNGLVTGTRAKGIIAICWVLSFAIGLTPMLGWNNCGQPREGRNHSQGCGAGQVACLFEDVVPMNYMVYYNFFACVLLPLLLMLGIYLRIFLAARRQLKQMESQPLPGERTRSTLQKEVHAAKSLAIIVGLFALCWLPLHIINCFTLFCPECSHAPLWLMYLAIVLSHSNSVVNPFIYAYRIREFRQTFRKIIRSHVLRRQDPFKAGGTSARALAAHGSDGEHVSLRLNGHPPGLWANGSAPHPQRRPNGYALGLVSTGSVRASHRDLSLPDVELLGQEHKGVCLESPGLEDPLAQDGAGVS, encoded by the exons ATGGGCTCCTTGGTGTACATCACGGTGGAGCTGGCCATCGCCGTGCTGGCTGTGTTGGGCAACGTGCTGGTGTGCTGGGCTGTGTGGCTCAACAGCAACCTGCAGAATGTCACCAACTACTTTGTGGTGTCGCTGGCGGCAGCCGACATCGCCGTGGGTGTGCTTGCCATCCCCTTCGCCATCACCATCAGCACCGGGTTCTGCGCCGCCTGCCACGGCTGCCTCTTCATTGCCTGCTTCGTCCTGGTCCTCACACAGAGCTCCATCTTCAGCCTGCTGGCCATCGCCATTGACCGCTACATCGCCATCCGCATCCCGCTGCG GTACAATGGCTTGGTGACTGGCACACGGGCCAAAGGCATCATTGCCATCTGCTGGGTGCTGTCATTTGCCATCGGCCTGACGCCCATGCTGGGCTGGAACAACTGTGGCCAGCCGCGGGAGGGCCGCAACCACTCGCAGGGCTGCGGGGCGGGCCAGGTGGCCTGCCTCTTTGAGGACGTGGTCCCCATGAACTACATGGTGTACTACAACTTCTTCGCCTGCgtgctgctgcccctgctgctcatgCTGGGCATCTACCTGCGCATCTTCCTGGCTGCCCGGCGCCAGCTGAAGCAGATGGAGAGCCAGCCCCTGCCGGGGGAGCGCACCCGGTCCACGCTGCAGAAGGAGGTGCACGCCGCCAAGTCGCTGGCCATCATCGTGGGGCTCTTTGCCCTCTGCTGGCTGCCCCTGCACATCATCAACTGCTTCACCCTCTTCTGCCCCGAGTGCAGCCACGCCCCTCTCTGGCTCATGTACCTGGCCATTGTCCTCTCCCACAGCAATTCGGTCGTGAACCCCTTCATCTACGCCTACCGGATCCGTGAGTTCCGCCAGACCTTCCGCAAGATCATCCGCAGCCACGTCCTGCGGCGGCAGGACCCCTTCAAGGCGGGCGGCACCAGCGCACGGGCCCTGGCCGCTCACGGCAGTGACGGGGAGCACGTCAGCCTTCGACTGAACGGCCACCCGCCGGGGCTGTGGGCCAACGGCAGCGCCCCCCATCCTCAACGGCGGCCCAACGGCTATGCCCTGGGGCTGGTGAGCACAGGAAGCGTCCGAGCTTCCCACAGGGACCTGAGCCTCCCAGACGTGGAGCTCCTCGGCCAGGAGCACAAGGGCGTGTGCCTGGAGTCCCCTGGCCTCGAGGACCCCCTGGCCCAGGATGGAGCAGGAGTGTCCTGA